The following proteins come from a genomic window of Thermodesulfobacteriota bacterium:
- a CDS encoding HAD-IB family phosphatase has product MKPKNSKYPVKKLVLCDFDGTITKEDVGYDFLNRFTRESWEDIDRDYRAGKIGSRDAYARIARLIVGTEEEMVDFICHHSTLDPYFKEFYNSCKDKEIDFKIVSDGFGLYINALLNYHNISDIEYFANRIIFKGKDSIEIEFPFYNPECGSCGNCKRTILKRFRGQYDHIIFIGNGLSDKCIAEEADEVYAKDTLYSHCIEKIIPCWNYSNFSDAKKILSKGIRGVIFDLDGTLINSVDSIHEGFNYVLKSFGYQPIKISTLKALFQNSIVNTMNQLVSPGELDDAMRLFKEKYIELIADTPPLFSDVRQVVKSLKNSGLALGIATNMEGRYAKKILRQSKIEGYFEAVIGVDDHGKPKPDPDVIFDALRGMNLPEEDVVFVGDSMIDIETGKNAGVDVYAVPTGFETRETLSLNMPRRILNRLKDLIEIVEDRFPDEQYCRFM; this is encoded by the coding sequence ATGAAGCCCAAAAACTCAAAGTATCCTGTCAAGAAGCTCGTTTTATGTGATTTTGATGGAACAATTACCAAGGAAGACGTCGGGTATGATTTTCTGAACAGGTTCACAAGGGAAAGCTGGGAAGACATTGATAGAGACTATCGAGCAGGTAAGATAGGCTCAAGGGATGCATATGCCAGAATTGCCAGACTGATAGTCGGCACAGAAGAAGAAATGGTGGATTTCATATGTCATCACTCAACATTGGATCCCTACTTTAAAGAATTCTATAACTCCTGTAAAGACAAGGAAATTGATTTCAAGATTGTAAGTGACGGCTTTGGTTTGTATATCAATGCATTGCTTAACTACCACAATATCAGTGATATTGAATACTTCGCCAATAGAATTATATTCAAGGGCAAAGATAGTATAGAGATAGAATTTCCCTTCTACAACCCTGAGTGTGGTAGTTGCGGGAATTGTAAAAGAACAATATTAAAAAGATTCCGGGGCCAATATGACCATATTATATTCATCGGTAACGGACTATCCGATAAATGCATCGCTGAAGAGGCTGATGAGGTATATGCAAAAGACACCCTTTACTCTCACTGTATCGAGAAGATAATCCCCTGTTGGAATTATAGCAACTTTTCAGATGCAAAGAAAATCCTATCCAAAGGTATCAGAGGAGTAATCTTTGATTTGGATGGGACGTTAATTAACTCTGTTGACTCGATCCATGAGGGGTTCAATTATGTTCTAAAATCTTTTGGCTATCAGCCGATTAAAATCAGTACATTAAAGGCACTATTTCAAAACTCTATAGTGAATACTATGAATCAACTCGTTAGTCCTGGTGAACTCGATGACGCAATGAGATTATTCAAGGAAAAATATATTGAACTAATAGCGGACACCCCGCCCCTGTTTTCGGATGTAAGACAGGTTGTTAAGAGCCTGAAGAATTCAGGGTTAGCTCTGGGAATAGCAACAAATATGGAAGGAAGATATGCCAAAAAAATCTTGAGACAATCAAAGATTGAAGGATATTTTGAAGCGGTAATTGGAGTTGATGACCATGGAAAACCAAAACCTGATCCAGATGTCATCTTTGATGCTCTAAGGGGCATGAACTTACCGGAGGAAGATGTGGTATTTGTCGGAGATTCAATGATTGACATTGAAACAGGCAAGAACGCAGGGGTTGATGTGTATGCTGTACCTACAGGGTTTGAAACGAGAGAGACTCTGTCGCTAAATATGCCCAGGAGGATATTGAACCGGTTGAAAGACCTGATAGAGATAGTTGAAGATAGGTTCCCTGATGAACAGTACTGCCGATTCATGTAA
- a CDS encoding DUF362 domain-containing protein, whose product MNSTADSCKSKVAIVKCKDYQEEKVYEAVRESVDLLGGIGGFIRNGDRVLLKPNLLSGKTPENAVTTHPAVVSAVVRLVKEAGGIPCIGDSPGVGGLKRVAEKTGIKEVVDTMGVKLVEFDKVVDVNNKKGHIFKRFEVAKAFLEADVIINLPKLKTHGQMLLTLCVKNNFGFVVGNRKAKWHLKAGIDVNFFAQMLLDLYLLIQPQLTIMDGIVAMEGDGPGSGTPRKVGLIFAGIDCVAIDTVICQTLGIPSDDIYTIRAARQKGIGKTDLKEINVLGEDLKKINIRDFNLPKTHDIGFRIPKFLSNFLKNIMTSMPEIDYTKCRLCQVCVDSCPSQTMKTANGKINIDYKTCIRCFCCQELCPEGAVGIKRGWLSNIL is encoded by the coding sequence ATGAACAGTACTGCCGATTCATGTAAGTCAAAAGTAGCTATAGTAAAGTGTAAAGATTATCAGGAAGAAAAGGTCTATGAGGCTGTCAGGGAATCCGTTGACCTTCTGGGGGGAATTGGGGGTTTTATCAGGAATGGGGACAGGGTTTTACTCAAGCCCAACCTGCTTTCAGGCAAAACGCCAGAGAATGCTGTTACTACCCATCCAGCTGTTGTATCCGCGGTTGTCAGGCTGGTTAAAGAGGCCGGGGGAATTCCCTGTATTGGAGACAGTCCGGGCGTTGGAGGCCTAAAAAGGGTCGCTGAAAAGACTGGGATTAAAGAAGTCGTTGATACAATGGGGGTTAAGCTTGTAGAATTCGACAAGGTAGTAGACGTAAACAATAAAAAAGGGCATATATTTAAGAGGTTTGAAGTGGCTAAAGCCTTTTTAGAGGCTGACGTTATCATAAATCTTCCCAAACTCAAGACACACGGCCAGATGCTCCTTACACTCTGCGTTAAGAACAATTTTGGCTTTGTTGTGGGTAACAGAAAGGCAAAGTGGCACCTGAAAGCAGGGATAGATGTGAATTTTTTTGCCCAAATGCTTCTTGATCTTTATCTTCTGATCCAGCCTCAATTGACCATAATGGATGGGATTGTTGCAATGGAAGGGGACGGGCCCGGGAGTGGTACCCCCAGAAAGGTGGGGCTTATATTTGCGGGTATCGACTGTGTGGCCATTGACACTGTGATATGTCAAACCCTTGGCATTCCGTCAGACGATATTTATACCATCAGGGCAGCAAGGCAGAAAGGGATAGGCAAAACTGACTTAAAAGAAATTAATGTGCTGGGAGAGGATTTGAAAAAGATAAATATAAGAGATTTTAATCTGCCAAAAACCCATGATATCGGATTTCGTATTCCCAAATTTCTGTCCAATTTTTTAAAGAATATTATGACCTCAATGCCAGAAATAGATTACACAAAATGCAGATTATGCCAGGTTTGTGTTGATTCATGTCCCTCCCAAACTATGAAGACTGCAAATGGGAAGATAAACATAGATTATAAGACCTGCATCAGATGTTTTTGCTGTCAGGAACTTTGCCCTGAAGGGGCAGTAGGTATAAAACGAGGTTGGTTATCGAATATCCTGTAA
- a CDS encoding alternative oxidase codes for MEQININLKKEQEASLARPRYKYSLAARCFFLSMDLVTGRKVTLAKTKLIETLASIPYRAWEIRQYARMTQHYRNQEMVQHARRIMVWGREAQDNEYWHLLVINEKMKEDGIKDPWYLFPVIPFVMVCFYVMLTRTMALLNIRRAFLFNAEFEDHAEHVYAQFVKENPEWEKQSVNNELVKQYGVFNTWADVFRRIGLDERDHMNSSFLFCGKPENIVEYDGMPIIK; via the coding sequence GTGGAACAGATAAATATCAATCTGAAGAAAGAACAGGAAGCTTCTCTGGCTCGGCCACGCTACAAATACTCACTGGCAGCTCGATGTTTTTTTCTCTCAATGGACCTGGTTACAGGCAGGAAAGTGACCCTTGCTAAAACAAAGCTTATCGAAACACTTGCCAGCATTCCCTATCGGGCATGGGAAATTCGTCAATATGCACGTATGACACAGCATTATCGAAACCAGGAGATGGTGCAACATGCCCGCAGGATCATGGTATGGGGACGGGAAGCACAGGACAACGAATATTGGCACTTGCTTGTTATTAATGAGAAAATGAAAGAAGATGGCATTAAGGACCCGTGGTACTTATTCCCTGTTATACCCTTTGTGATGGTCTGCTTTTATGTTATGTTAACACGGACAATGGCACTGCTTAATATCCGCAGGGCATTCCTGTTTAATGCAGAGTTCGAAGATCACGCCGAACACGTGTATGCGCAGTTTGTTAAAGAAAACCCCGAATGGGAAAAACAGTCTGTCAATAATGAGCTGGTAAAACAGTACGGCGTTTTTAATACTTGGGCAGATGTGTTCAGGCGCATTGGACTTGATGAACGCGACCACATGAACAGCAGTTTTTTATTCTGTGGTAAACCCGAAAACATTGTAGAATACGATGGCATGCCGATAATTAAATAG
- a CDS encoding phenylacetate--CoA ligase family protein, whose product MPKDLWNEKMETISREELERIRLERLGIQLKYCYSHSEYYKKKFDEVGFKPEDINSWEDFRKLPVLMNKEDERAGQQESMERFGHPFGMHLCTAPEKIISANGTTGTTGLPTFTYSFTRQDLDTLIEGMCRVYWLLGFRPGNRILYAFPLSGGISTSGGIWINPLRHMGCLPLEIGAEAGIERILRMATLTNPTVLMASPSFAMSLAEKCKEVTGKEIKELGFKKLLLTGEPGLGIPAIRGKMESAYAARWYEWTGVMGETLCGSCDAEQYQGVHEVIPETHIYLEDLIDPVTKKSIEVRDGATGEGIFTSLHREGTPYIKYAYGDIIQVFTKPCECGYPGPGYRYRIMGRIDDMLVVDGTMVLPSMVKNAVTSFVPRVTGEMRIVLTEKPPYLKSPLKLKLEHGTDIVFETMEDLSREIKVKIQRDLNISCEIEFLPPGSLERSAWKTPIFDKKYE is encoded by the coding sequence ATGCCTAAAGATCTATGGAATGAGAAAATGGAGACCATCTCCCGGGAAGAACTGGAGAGAATAAGGCTGGAAAGGTTGGGCATCCAGTTAAAGTACTGCTACAGTCATTCTGAATACTATAAAAAGAAATTTGACGAGGTTGGGTTCAAGCCGGAAGACATCAATAGCTGGGAAGATTTCCGGAAGCTGCCGGTTCTCATGAACAAAGAGGATGAGCGGGCGGGTCAGCAGGAATCCATGGAAAGGTTTGGACACCCCTTCGGGATGCATCTTTGTACCGCCCCTGAAAAAATCATATCAGCAAACGGCACTACCGGCACGACAGGGCTTCCTACCTTTACCTATTCCTTCACAAGGCAAGACCTCGATACACTTATTGAAGGTATGTGCCGCGTATACTGGCTTTTAGGCTTCAGACCCGGGAACAGAATACTCTATGCCTTTCCCTTGAGCGGAGGGATAAGCACAAGCGGGGGGATATGGATTAATCCGCTGCGGCATATGGGGTGCCTTCCTCTGGAGATTGGTGCCGAGGCGGGAATAGAACGCATACTGAGAATGGCTACACTGACCAATCCTACCGTCCTGATGGCTTCTCCATCTTTTGCTATGTCTCTTGCAGAGAAATGTAAAGAAGTGACGGGAAAGGAGATAAAAGAACTGGGGTTTAAGAAGCTTCTCCTTACCGGCGAACCCGGACTCGGTATACCGGCTATTCGCGGGAAGATGGAGAGCGCTTATGCTGCAAGGTGGTATGAGTGGACGGGGGTTATGGGAGAAACACTGTGCGGGTCATGTGATGCGGAACAATACCAGGGGGTCCACGAGGTTATTCCCGAAACACACATTTACCTTGAAGACCTCATTGACCCGGTTACTAAGAAATCTATCGAGGTGAGAGACGGAGCCACCGGCGAGGGAATTTTTACCTCTTTGCATCGTGAAGGAACACCTTACATCAAATATGCCTATGGCGACATAATCCAGGTCTTTACCAAGCCATGTGAGTGCGGTTACCCTGGTCCTGGGTACAGGTACAGGATTATGGGAAGGATTGATGATATGCTGGTTGTAGACGGAACAATGGTTCTCCCGTCAATGGTAAAGAATGCTGTCACCTCTTTTGTACCCAGAGTGACCGGTGAGATGCGGATAGTTCTGACTGAGAAGCCCCCCTATTTAAAGTCACCCTTAAAGCTGAAGTTAGAACATGGGACTGATATTGTATTTGAGACTATGGAAGATCTATCAAGAGAGATAAAGGTGAAAATACAAAGGGACCTAAATATTTCATGTGAAATCGAGTTCCTCCCCCCGGGTTCTCTGGAACGGTCCGCGTGGAAAACCCCAATTTTTGATAAAAAATATGAGTAG
- a CDS encoding class I adenylate-forming enzyme family protein, whose translation MIKDILKSNARRYPDKTAIIFKDTRYTYREFNDRINRLANGLVNSGLRKGDWIAIVTDDCIQQVEIFWAGAKTGIVSSILNPGISDRDLSHIIGNGNASAVVCSYKYKDKIESLRPQLGSVKEFILFGASGGKGFKSYDSLISSSSPQEPEAEISEDDLLYFANTSGTTGLPKQVMHTYKSLLATALMDLNALNYDIRAGNVFLVAAPLFWGYMIARTSIPPFYAGCPLVIPPDFTPEGLLEIIQRERVTNILTGTAFFQPIIDYPGLEKYDCSSLRNIFTYGYFPPEIWQKAIELFGRIFLLGYGLSEIGLISLLPPDDFIFEGPQEKVKRVRSCGKEGFCVEARVINDQGEDVKPGEVGEVIAKADSLMKGYWNNPQATGQTIRNDYIYTGDLATIDEDGYIFLVGRKKDSITTQGKMLLPLEIEEVILQHPQVLEVAVIGVPDKQLGEAVTAIVVKRNGDITEEEIIELCRGKLPDYAVPRSVDFVESLPKTGSGRVQRYKLRERYL comes from the coding sequence ATGATAAAAGATATCCTCAAGAGCAACGCGAGAAGGTATCCTGATAAAACAGCAATAATTTTCAAAGATACAAGGTATACTTACAGGGAATTTAATGACCGTATCAATAGGCTTGCAAATGGACTGGTCAATTCTGGATTGAGGAAGGGAGATTGGATAGCTATAGTTACTGATGACTGCATTCAGCAGGTGGAGATATTTTGGGCAGGGGCAAAGACTGGAATAGTATCATCTATTCTCAACCCTGGTATATCCGATAGGGACCTTTCCCACATTATCGGCAATGGCAATGCCAGTGCGGTCGTGTGCAGTTATAAATATAAGGACAAAATCGAATCTCTGCGCCCCCAGCTCGGGAGTGTAAAAGAGTTTATCCTGTTTGGGGCATCAGGCGGGAAAGGCTTTAAAAGCTATGATAGCCTTATTTCGTCATCGTCTCCCCAGGAACCAGAGGCTGAAATCAGTGAAGACGATTTGCTATACTTTGCCAATACGAGTGGAACAACGGGGCTACCAAAACAGGTAATGCATACATATAAGAGCCTGCTTGCAACAGCCCTTATGGATCTGAATGCTCTGAATTACGATATCAGGGCAGGGAATGTTTTCCTTGTTGCAGCTCCTCTATTTTGGGGTTATATGATTGCCCGAACATCAATTCCCCCCTTCTATGCAGGTTGTCCGTTGGTTATCCCACCTGATTTTACACCTGAGGGTCTTCTCGAGATTATTCAAAGAGAGCGCGTAACAAACATCCTCACGGGCACAGCCTTTTTTCAACCTATCATTGACTACCCTGGCTTAGAAAAATATGACTGCTCCAGCTTGCGCAATATATTTACCTACGGATATTTTCCTCCGGAAATATGGCAAAAGGCAATAGAACTTTTTGGGCGCATCTTTCTTTTAGGTTATGGTCTCAGTGAGATAGGGCTGATCTCTCTACTCCCTCCTGACGACTTCATCTTTGAGGGTCCCCAGGAGAAAGTAAAGCGTGTAAGGTCCTGCGGAAAGGAGGGATTTTGTGTTGAGGCAAGAGTAATAAATGACCAGGGAGAAGACGTTAAGCCAGGCGAGGTTGGTGAGGTTATTGCTAAGGCGGACAGTCTGATGAAAGGTTACTGGAACAATCCTCAGGCAACAGGGCAGACTATACGGAATGATTATATCTATACCGGGGATTTAGCCACAATAGATGAAGACGGATATATTTTCCTTGTGGGCAGAAAGAAGGACAGCATTACTACCCAGGGAAAGATGCTCCTGCCCCTTGAAATAGAGGAGGTCATCTTGCAGCATCCACAAGTTCTTGAGGTGGCAGTAATAGGCGTGCCAGATAAACAGCTGGGGGAGGCAGTTACAGCAATAGTGGTAAAAAGGAATGGTGACATCACTGAAGAAGAGATCATTGAACTTTGTCGGGGAAAACTCCCCGACTATGCTGTTCCCCGGTCTGTAGATTTCGTCGAAAGCTTACCCAAGACTGGCTCAGGCAGGGTGCAAAGATACAAATTACGAGAGAGATACTTATAG
- a CDS encoding pyruvate formate lyase family protein — protein sequence MEGKVEFLKSKLVSKAVRNVRTGYEKDEAGRGMYRPEVKLDLQRSRLLTESYKETDGEPMVIRRAKALENILTKMNIYIQEWERIVGNHAATPQGIYYGIDQNWRSVKRIVSGEEGQTLLDDAGRKELAELCEYWKGKSMSDRQQEMFTGDTLGKYWKYEGTFLWTHWSELGIPNYEKVLRIGLKGIIKEVEHRLIEIDRTVPLDYIDQKEFLQAVLISLKAVVRFANRYAEKAREMAAKTVDPADKKRLEEIADTCQWVPENPPRSLLEALQSFYFSHVVRYIEFSSLGVGVRFDKVFGSYYERDLGAGRITRDEALELMQLLWVKFQELGTTYSPTVSSVYGGVASLQGITLGGVDDKGEDVTNEMTYLVLETAKTMRLLEPSIALRYHDGTPDNLLSEVTDVIRTGIGYPSLFNDKSLIPALGKWGVPLEEARDYGITGCVYLEIPGKNIARRAIGYFVLPKCLWWALHQGVDPKTGEQYGAPTPDPRTFQSADDLMDAYLEQLRFFWGKFVAIENICRSLYEKYLPRPFYSALLDGCIEKGKDTRQWAYPSMIHDLGIIIGPTNVADSITAVKKAVFEDKKVSMDELIKAMDNNWQGFEDIQQMMIQAPKYGNDCDYADEIAVEVHHRTSEVIAEFTDRFGNRCKGDGSGVSATYGLAHDTPATPDGRRDGDPFSDSTLAPIQGGDHKGPTAVLKSASKISTEKTYNHLLNQKFLPSVLEGDTKQNFLSYLKTWGDLGISHIQFNVVDHKTLLAAQQKPENYQDLIVRVAGYSAYFVDLSKGLQDSIIKRTEQNFG from the coding sequence ATGGAAGGAAAGGTAGAGTTTTTAAAGAGTAAGCTTGTTTCAAAGGCAGTTCGCAATGTCCGAACAGGTTATGAGAAGGATGAAGCAGGGCGAGGGATGTACCGTCCTGAGGTCAAATTAGACTTACAGAGGTCGCGTCTTCTTACGGAGTCGTATAAAGAGACAGATGGAGAGCCTATGGTTATACGAAGGGCTAAGGCACTGGAAAACATCCTTACAAAGATGAATATCTATATACAGGAATGGGAAAGGATTGTTGGTAATCATGCTGCCACTCCTCAAGGGATCTATTACGGTATTGATCAGAACTGGCGTTCGGTAAAGAGGATAGTGAGTGGTGAAGAAGGCCAGACTCTTCTCGATGATGCTGGTAGAAAGGAGTTAGCAGAGCTTTGCGAGTACTGGAAGGGAAAGTCAATGAGTGACCGGCAGCAAGAGATGTTTACAGGAGATACGTTGGGTAAATACTGGAAATATGAGGGGACATTTCTCTGGACTCACTGGTCTGAATTGGGCATTCCCAATTATGAAAAGGTATTGAGAATCGGACTGAAAGGGATAATCAAGGAGGTGGAGCATAGGCTCATAGAGATCGACCGAACAGTCCCTCTGGACTACATCGATCAGAAGGAATTTCTTCAGGCGGTTCTCATCTCTCTGAAAGCGGTTGTGAGGTTTGCAAATCGTTATGCTGAGAAAGCCCGTGAAATGGCCGCAAAGACTGTTGATCCAGCCGATAAGAAGCGACTGGAGGAAATTGCAGATACGTGCCAATGGGTCCCCGAGAATCCACCCCGGTCGCTGCTTGAGGCATTACAATCATTCTATTTTAGTCATGTCGTGAGGTACATAGAATTTTCCTCTTTGGGTGTCGGAGTACGGTTCGATAAAGTCTTCGGGTCTTATTATGAAAGAGATCTTGGAGCCGGCAGAATCACCAGGGATGAGGCACTGGAGCTCATGCAGCTTCTGTGGGTGAAGTTTCAGGAACTGGGGACTACGTATTCGCCAACAGTATCAAGTGTGTATGGAGGTGTAGCATCCCTTCAGGGAATTACCCTTGGGGGAGTTGATGATAAAGGGGAAGACGTTACCAACGAAATGACATATCTGGTTCTAGAGACGGCAAAGACTATGAGGCTGCTGGAGCCGAGTATTGCATTACGGTATCATGATGGCACCCCGGACAATCTTCTTTCGGAAGTCACTGACGTTATCCGTACAGGCATAGGATATCCTTCCCTGTTCAATGATAAATCCTTAATTCCGGCTCTGGGCAAGTGGGGTGTCCCCCTTGAAGAAGCACGAGACTATGGTATAACTGGATGTGTCTACCTGGAGATTCCAGGGAAAAATATTGCGCGAAGGGCTATAGGGTATTTTGTGCTTCCTAAGTGCCTGTGGTGGGCTCTTCACCAGGGCGTGGACCCCAAAACAGGGGAACAATACGGAGCACCAACCCCTGACCCCAGAACCTTCCAGTCAGCAGATGACTTGATGGACGCCTATCTGGAACAGTTACGCTTTTTCTGGGGCAAGTTCGTCGCGATAGAAAATATATGTCGTTCTCTATACGAGAAATATCTGCCGAGACCGTTTTATTCGGCTCTGTTAGACGGATGTATCGAGAAGGGCAAGGATACCAGGCAATGGGCATATCCATCTATGATTCATGATCTTGGTATAATTATCGGCCCAACCAATGTTGCCGATTCTATTACTGCTGTCAAGAAGGCTGTTTTCGAGGATAAAAAGGTTTCGATGGATGAGCTTATCAAAGCCATGGACAACAACTGGCAGGGGTTTGAGGATATACAGCAGATGATGATTCAGGCGCCTAAATATGGAAATGACTGTGATTATGCTGATGAGATTGCCGTCGAAGTGCACCATAGGACTTCCGAGGTAATAGCTGAATTTACGGATCGGTTTGGGAATCGCTGTAAAGGTGACGGAAGCGGCGTTTCGGCCACGTATGGGCTTGCTCATGATACCCCTGCTACGCCTGATGGGAGAAGGGACGGAGATCCGTTTTCTGATTCAACTCTGGCTCCGATCCAAGGGGGAGATCATAAAGGACCTACGGCGGTGCTGAAGTCAGCCAGCAAGATAAGTACGGAGAAGACATATAATCATCTTCTTAACCAGAAGTTTCTGCCCTCGGTTCTTGAAGGGGATACAAAGCAGAATTTTCTCAGCTATTTGAAAACATGGGGGGATCTGGGTATAAGTCACATCCAGTTCAATGTTGTAGATCATAAGACGCTCTTGGCTGCTCAACAAAAGCCAGAGAATTACCAGGATCTTATAGTGAGGGTAGCGGGCTACAGCGCCTATTTTGTGGATTTGAGCAAAGGACTGCAAGACTCTATTATCAAAAGAACCGAACAGAATTTCGGATAA
- a CDS encoding ABC transporter substrate-binding protein, producing MKKLLVVSFTLLMSCLLSVGAGTGYSKEVRGVTDDTIKIGVMMGQTGPTADSGIPYAAAAQNYFRYINEAGGIHGRKVKVLVEDERYSIPIAIAAFKKLVYKDEILALLGAGGTTPVVALYRSIEKEKVPTLPVSLAESNIKPQKRYIFIPGGTYNEMMYVLCDYIMNDLPFKKPRIAVVVPDHEAGRQDFNSFVERLEQYGIKLADKEIVNFGAIEATTQVLAIKKANVDCVVIGGSVVQNCNVLLRELKKYGLAIPVLGSWATCTEYLVEVARDAAKNYYGTTKFASWYDEGSGVRLMREITKKYKTSEMKLFTGRLYTAGWFTSMVAVEGMKRAGRDLDVETYVGGFESMRNFDSGGISAPITYGENNHYGNRSWKVYKANVEKKILEPVTDWRDPKHLK from the coding sequence ATGAAAAAATTATTGGTTGTTTCGTTCACATTATTAATGAGTTGTCTTTTATCAGTGGGAGCAGGGACAGGCTATTCAAAAGAGGTTAGAGGAGTAACTGATGATACCATAAAGATCGGGGTCATGATGGGTCAGACCGGCCCAACCGCCGACAGCGGGATTCCATATGCTGCTGCTGCCCAGAACTACTTCAGGTATATTAACGAGGCTGGAGGAATCCATGGAAGAAAGGTAAAGGTTCTTGTTGAAGATGAGAGATACAGCATACCCATAGCTATTGCTGCCTTCAAGAAGCTTGTATACAAAGACGAAATATTGGCGCTGTTGGGCGCAGGAGGAACAACACCTGTAGTTGCATTATACCGATCGATAGAAAAGGAAAAGGTGCCGACACTTCCAGTCAGTCTCGCTGAAAGCAACATAAAGCCCCAGAAGAGGTATATATTTATTCCCGGTGGGACATATAATGAAATGATGTACGTGCTTTGTGATTACATAATGAATGATCTCCCTTTTAAGAAACCAAGGATAGCCGTGGTAGTACCTGATCATGAAGCCGGTCGTCAGGACTTTAATAGCTTCGTGGAAAGGTTAGAGCAATACGGGATCAAATTGGCAGACAAAGAAATTGTGAATTTTGGAGCTATTGAAGCCACCACCCAGGTACTCGCCATTAAAAAGGCAAACGTCGATTGTGTGGTAATTGGTGGCTCAGTCGTTCAGAACTGTAATGTACTTCTCAGGGAACTAAAAAAATATGGTCTGGCGATACCGGTGCTTGGAAGCTGGGCCACATGTACCGAGTACCTGGTTGAGGTAGCGCGTGATGCCGCTAAGAACTACTATGGCACTACTAAATTCGCCTCGTGGTATGATGAGGGCTCTGGAGTGAGGCTAATGAGGGAGATAACAAAAAAGTATAAAACCAGTGAGATGAAGTTATTCACAGGCCGGTTGTACACTGCGGGATGGTTTACTTCTATGGTGGCGGTTGAAGGTATGAAGAGAGCAGGAAGAGATCTGGATGTAGAAACTTACGTAGGTGGCTTTGAATCTATGAGGAATTTTGACAGCGGAGGTATATCAGCCCCTATCACGTACGGGGAAAATAACCATTACGGAAATAGAAGCTGGAAAGTATATAAGGCTAATGTGGAAAAGAAGATTCTAGAGCCTGTTACGGATTGGAGAGACCCCAAGCACCTCAAGTAG